The DNA segment GCCATTAAACTCATCTTTACACAGGGTCCATCGATCACCACCAGACTGGTGGTGGCAGTACTGCTGTCCATCTCAATCATGGTCCTGGACCATCGTTACAACCATCTGGAATCACTGCGTTCCGGGCTCTCGGTGCTGCTCTTCCCGGTACAATATCTCGCCTCGCTGCCCCTGCTCCTGAGTGAGTCAGCCAGCGATGCCATCACCAATCGCAACAAATTGGAGTCGGAACGGAACAAATTGCATGCAGAGAATCTTCTGCTGCGTGCAAGGCAGCAGAAATTCGAAGCGCTGGAAGCGGAAAACATGCGCCTTAGAGGTCTTTTAGACTCTTCATTCAAGGTTGGTGACCGGGTCTTGATCGCGGAACTGATATCCGTGGAACAGGACCCTTTTAGGCAACAGGTCCTAATCAACAAAGGGAGTACTTCAGGGCTTTTCGTCGGCCAACCCGTGGTCGATGCGAGTGCCGTGGTCGGCCAGGTCACCCATATCAGCCCCTTCAATGCCAGCGTTCTGCTGATTACCGATGCCGCCCATGCACTGCCGGTGCAGGTCAATCGCAACGGTCTTCGTACCATCGCCCTGGGCACCGGTCTGATCAACCGCCTGGAACTGCCTCATCTGCCCAATAATGCCGATATCAAGGTTGGCGATCTGTTAACCACCTCGGGCATGGGGGGCAGCTTTCCTCCCGGCTATCCTGTGGCCGAGGTTATTGATGTGAAACGGGAGCCCGGGCAGCCCTTTGCCTCCGTTATCGCTCAAACCACAGCCCATCTGGACCGCATTCGTGAGGTCCTGCTGGTATGGACCCTGGACCCCGGCATGGGTACTCTGGCCGATCACACCGAGGAGACCGGGGAGACCGGGGAGACCGAAGAGACATCTGAGACATCTGAGCCGACCGGGGAGGGAGCCGAGTGATCAGTCAAACCCAATCCCGTCGCTATGTCATCACTTCAACCCTGCTGGTCGGTTTCATCCTTACCATCATGCCACTGCCTGAGTGGGCCTCCACCTATCGGCCACAGTGGGTCGCTCTGATCCTGATCTACTGGTGTATGGCCATGCCTGAACGCATCGGTGTGGGTATCAGCTGGACTACGGGTCTGTTACTGGATGTACTCACCGGTACCCTGCTTGGCCAACATGCCCTGGGATTCTCGGTAATCACCTATATTATGTTGAAGCTGCATCTTCGGGTCCGCGTCATGCCATTGCGACAGCAGGTCTTCACGATTTTTGTACTACTGCTGCTCGAACGTCTGTTGGCTTTGTGGTCAACTGGAGCAGCAGGCTATCCAACGCCATCGCTCCTGTATTGGATAACTCCGCTGGTAAGTACCCTGCTCTGGCCTTGGGTTTTTATTATTCTTCGGGATGTTCGACGCCGTTTTCACCTCAGCTAGGAGATATTGGTGCCTCAATCCTCGATCAAGGACTATCTGCATGAGAGTCAGTTGTTCCTGGGACGCGCAATTGCCTCAGGTACACTTGTGCTTGTGGTTCTGTTCATCCTGATTGGGCGCCTGTTCTACCTGCAGGTAGAGAATCACGATCACTACAAAACCCTGTCCCAGGATAATCGGGTAAAGCTTGAGCCACTGCCACCGACACGGGGCCTGATCTATGACCGAAACGGCGCCATATTGGCGCAAAATCTACCCGCATACAGTCTGGAGATCACCCCGGAAAGGACTGAAAACCTTGATTTCACCATCCAAAAATTGAGTGAAATCATCGATATAAATGAAGATGACATCAACAGATTCCATCAGTTGCGCAGGCAGCGTAGACGATTCGACAGCATACCGATCCGGGTGCGCCTGAAAGATGAAGAAGTTGCCCGTATCGCTGTCAATCGCCACCGATTTCCCGGTGTTGAGGTAAAAGCGAGCCTGCTACGCGACTACCCGCAGGGCATGAAGACCGCCCATCTGCT comes from the Candidatus Thiodiazotropha sp. CDECU1 genome and includes:
- the mreC gene encoding rod shape-determining protein MreC; the protein is MAVLLSISIMVLDHRYNHLESLRSGLSVLLFPVQYLASLPLLLSESASDAITNRNKLESERNKLHAENLLLRARQQKFEALEAENMRLRGLLDSSFKVGDRVLIAELISVEQDPFRQQVLINKGSTSGLFVGQPVVDASAVVGQVTHISPFNASVLLITDAAHALPVQVNRNGLRTIALGTGLINRLELPHLPNNADIKVGDLLTTSGMGGSFPPGYPVAEVIDVKREPGQPFASVIAQTTAHLDRIREVLLVWTLDPGMGTLADHTEETGETGETEETSETSEPTGEGAE
- the mreD gene encoding rod shape-determining protein MreD; protein product: MISQTQSRRYVITSTLLVGFILTIMPLPEWASTYRPQWVALILIYWCMAMPERIGVGISWTTGLLLDVLTGTLLGQHALGFSVITYIMLKLHLRVRVMPLRQQVFTIFVLLLLERLLALWSTGAAGYPTPSLLYWITPLVSTLLWPWVFIILRDVRRRFHLS